The Propionispora hippei DSM 15287 DNA window TCTTTGCAGTTCACCTTCCCCGGCGGCAATGGCAGCGATCAGGATATCGGCAAAAGGCCGCCCGTCCCGCACAGCCTGATGGGCTCCCTTGGCAATGCCCTTAGCCACGGTAAGAATAGTACCTTCCACCGGTTTGGTCACCGCCCGGTAGGCATACAGCACGCCGTATTGAAAAGCCTTGCCCAGTCCGGATGAAGTGGCCTGCTCCTTGCCGGCCAGCCCCCTGGCAATACCCCGGAATAATTGGGAAAGAATCACCCCGGAATTCCCCCGGGCCCCCATAATGGCACTGTCGGCAGCCCGCTTGCTGGCCGCACCGATATCGCCTTCGGTTATATCGCCCAACGCCTTGGCCACCGCCCCCAGAGTCAACAGCATATTGGTGCCGGTATCACCATCCGGCACCGGAAATACATTCAGATTATTGATATATTCATGCTCCCGCATAAAGGTCCGGTATGCCCCGGCAATCATGCGCCGGAAATCGCTGCCGGAAATAAGTTCTACCGCCTGCGGCATGCAAATCCCTCCCTGACCGCAACAAATCATTGCAGCCCTTATTGTTCCCGATAGATAATCCCCAATACCTTGGGTCCCAGATGAGTCGCCAATACTGGCCCCAGCTCCTCCAAAGCCACGGCTACGCCGGGAAAGCGCTCTCCCAGCAAGGCTTGCATGGCCAGCGCCTCCTCTTCCATGCCGATATGAGCCACCGAAATGAACTCCAGGCCACTGTAACGGTTTAACTCATCGGCCAGACGGGCCACCGCCCGTCCCTGAGTCCGCACCTTATCCAGCACGCCGACCCGGCCATCCCGGCCTAAATACAACAGCGGCTTAATTTGCAGAATGCTGCCCACCAGCGCCGCGGCGCTGCCGATCCGGCCACCCTTGTGTAAATATTGCAGCGTTCCGGCCATGAAAATGGCCTGGCTCTTTTCCGCCATTTGCCGCAGCCGGACGGCAATCGCCCCGGCCTCCAAATTATTTTCAGCCAAAGTCAGACCGGCCTGAAGCAGACTAACCATGCCGCCGGCCACCGACTGGGAATCGACCACATAGATATTGGCCCCCGTCAACTGCCGCGCCACCGCTTGCGCGCCCTGAAAGGTGCCGCTTAAGCCGCCGGCCAGCGTCAAAACAATGACCGACTGACCGGCCGCCGCCAACGGCTCAAGGACAGTTAAAAAATCGCCGGGCGACGGCTGGGATGTCCGGGGATGCTGCTGATGCTCTCCGGAAAGGCGGAATACGGCGGCGGCGTCCAGCATCGTTTCCGGATACTCTTCCCGGCCATAAATAATCTTTAAAGACACCACATGAATATTGTCATGGGCCGCCAGCATAGTCACCGGCACCCGGCTCGTACTGTCCACCACAAAATGAATACCTGCCATGACACTAACCTCCCCAACGATCCTTCTGTTTTCTTATTTTACCATATTTAGCCGGATAACCCTTGATTTATTCGTACTGTGCGTCCAAACCGACCCGTCTGACTGCGTCGGCAAAAACCTTAAAATAGCCTACCTATGTTTACAGTTCCCCGGGCTATTTCACTTACCTTTTTTCCATATCGTCCCAGGTCAATCCTGACAATATGAAGCATGTCCGGGAATAAATCAACGGCTGCTTAATTTCCCGTACAACAAAGAGGAAATTGTCTATTAAACTCGAAATAGTAAGTATTTTAAGATACTCTCCATTTCGAGGTGTACTGATGCAAAAACAAATGTTTTTCGCTTTGGATATCGGCACGCGCAGCGTAATCGGCCTGGTCGGCGAACAAACCGGTACAGCCATCCGGCTGCTGGCCTCCGACCGCCAGGAGCATCACACACGGGCCATGCTGGACGGGCAAATTCACGACGTCATGGAAGTCGCCAGTATCCTGGACAGCGTAAAAAAACGGTTGGAGCAAACCTGCGGTCCGCTGAAAAAAGTATCGGTGGCCGCAGCCGGCCGGGCCTTATGCACCATCCGTTCCACAGCTCAGTTGGAAACCCATGGCCGGCTGCTGAACGCCGAGGATGAACACGCCCTGGAGCTTGCCGCTATTCAAACGGCCCAGCACCAACTGGCAACCTCCAATGCCGTAGCCGATCCTACCCTGTACTATTGTGTAGGTTACAGTGTCGTCACTTTTTCACTGGATCAATCGGTGCTGAAAAGTCTGATCGGGCAGCGCGGGAAAATCGCCACCATTGAAATTATCGCAACCTTCCTGCCGCGCCAGGTTATTGACTCCCTGCAATCGGCCATCCAAACGGTCGGCCTGGAAATGGCGACGCTTACGCTCGAACCGATTGCCGCCATCAGCGTACTGATTCCGCCCACTATGCGCCACCTGAATCTAACGCTGGTCGATGTCGGGGCAGGTACCTCCGATGTTGCTATCACCCGGGAAGGCTCGGTCATTGGCTTTGGTATGGTTCCCTGTGCCGGCGATGAAATTACCGAGGCTATTTCCCAGTCCTACTTGCTGGATTTTAACGTGGCGGAAAAGGTAAAGCGCCAGTTAAGCGGTAAAGCGAAAAAAGTATCTTTCGTCGATGTGCTTGGCTGTACACACAAAGTAAGCGTACAGGAAATCCTCGATGCCATCGCTCCCACCGTCGGCCAGTTAGCCCAGTCGATTGCCACACAAATTCTCGAACTCAATACAACCGCACCCCAGGCAGTATTGCTCGTCGGCGGCGGTTCGCTGACACCCATGCTGCCCGAAGCGCTGGCGCAGGCCTTGGATGTACCGGCGGGGCGAGTAGCCATCCGCCGTCCGGAAACTATCGACGGCCTGGTCAACATTCCGGCGCCGCTCCAAACACCGGACGCCGTTACTCCCTTGGGCATTTTAAAGCTGTCAGGCAGCCGGACACTCAACTTTGTCAATGTTACCTTAAACGATACCCCGCTCCATCTATTCAACCTCGGCAATTTAACAGTCGCTGACGCCCTGCTGGCAGCAGGCATTGACATCCGCAGTCTTCACGGACGGCCAGGCCTCGGTATCACCATTAGCGTGAACGGACAGACCAAATTTATACCAGGCACCCGCTGCACGCCAGGCTCTATTCTGCTCAACGGCCAGCCGGCCTCCTACGACGATGCCATCACCGAGAACGACATTCTCCGCGTCACACCCGGCGTCGACGGAAACACGCCGTCGCCGGCCCTTAGCGAGGTGGTTGATATCCCCGTCCCCTATACCATTACCCTTAACGACAGCCAATGCCTCATTGAACCGGTCATTACCGTTAACGGTCAACCGGCAGATGGCGGCACGCCACTGACTGACCGTGCCGCCATCATCTGCCAGTTGCCAATCACGTTGGCCGAAGTGTTGGCAGCAACCGGCCATACCGGTTCCTCCATAGAGTATATTTATCAGATCAACGGTACAGAACGGCGCTACCAGGTCCGCCCCCAGCCTGGCCTCCACCGTAACGGCCAGGAATTAGCCGCCCGGCTGTCGACCAAAGTCAAGGCCGGCGATGTCATCACCCTCACGCCGCCGGCTGCGCCAACAGCCGGTGACATTCTTGGTATTGCCCCGGCAACGGAACGGCAGGTTGTTATCAACTTTAACGGCACCCCCTGCTCCATCCCCACCGTGCAGCACACCATCACCTTAAACGGTAAGCCTTGCACACCAAACACTCCGGTGCCCTCGGGCAGCGTGCTGGAATTAACCTCGCTGGAACGGCCCGCCCCGATTATCAGCGATGCGCTGCTGGCAGCCCGTTTCAATCCCCGTTCCCTGCCGCCAACAGCCAAGGTCACCCTGCTCTTAAATGACCAGCCCACCGAATATACCTCCCCTATCAAACAGGGAGACAGTTTAAAAACCATTATCGAATAATAAAGGCTGACGTTATGCTTTCACCAGGCAAAACGTCAGCCTTTGTTTCAGCCTAAGGCAAATATTCCATCAAGGCCGCTTCGTTCAGAATGACCATGCTGCCACTGTCAAAATCAATGACCTTGCCCTTTTTCAGCGAACTTAGCGTACGGGTGACCGTCTCCCGTGTCGTTCCCACCAAACTGGCCAAATCCTGCCGGGACAGCGTCATTTCAATGATAATCTGGCCGTCGGCATTGCGCCGCCCTTTTTCTTTACCCAGCCGCAGCAGCACTTCCGCCGTCCGGGCCGTAACGTCATGCAGCGCCAGATTGGCGATTTTTTGCTGGGCATAAAGCAGCCGCTGGTTGATCGCTTTAATCAGATGCATAGCCAGAGCGTTGTTGTGCAGTGCCAGTTGTTCCAAATCGCTGTTTTTTATCACGCCGACCCGGCAATCCTCCAGCGCCACGGCAGTCGCCGGATAAGGCGCGGTGTTAAACAGGACCACACCGGCAAAAATATCGCCTTCATCTAACAAATGAATAATGTGCTCCCGCCCGTCGTCGGATATTTTGACGATTTTAACTCTTCCCTGCTGTATATAATGGAACCCTTCGCCAGGCTGGCCTTCCATAAAAATAATCATGCCTTTGCGATACAGCCGATCGGTGGTACAAGTCTCAATCTGCCTCAATTGTTCTTCCGTCAAATCGGAAAATATCGGTATTTCATTCAATTGTTTCACACACTACACCTCAATATGACAGAAATGGCCTACTACTACATAATAATTAGTGAAGCGATAGTCTAAATCCTGCAAATGTCACTTAGGTTTTATTCCCAGCACCGTGGAGCGTAAATATTTTTCTTCCTTTCCGGGCAGTTTACTACTGACAATATCTGCGGCGGCCCAGGCGTCTGGCCGGTCGCCGCGAAAAGCTACGGAGGTGCCGCTATGACCGGCTTTATCTGCCTTAACTGCAATACCTGGCTTTCCCCTGCGACCAATACCTGCCCTGGTTGTCAGCAGGCTCTGATCTATGAGGGAGAAACCAAAAATATCCTTGACCGCCTGGAGCCCAATTGCCTGATCAACCGTTATGATGGATCGGATTTGCTGGAGCCGGCTGTTTTCCTAAAATGCGGGCGCAGCAATGCCAAGGTAGCCACCAAGCTGCAGGAATACGCCAAACCGGTCGTAATTCCCAAGCAAAAGGTATACCACTTTAATCAGCAGGTCTTAAGCTCCATTCAGGCACTGCGCAACGAACGGACCGCAGCGATGATGCGCTACGAACAATTAATCCAGAACCATTGGCAACAGCTAAAGCCATACCCCTACGAATAATCCGGTCAAATATCGTCTTTCTCTGCAACATCCGTCATGAACCTGCCGCCTGCTAAATATATATGGATAAAGAAAGAGGCGAGTACCTTGTCAGACCTCAAATGGCAGGATCATGGCGAGGCTATTTCTCACAACACCAGACGTAAGAAGAGCATACCGTAAGTATGCAGGCTGACGACAACGAAGGGTTGCGGCAAATAGACCGTCAGTATTCACCGGCTTAGGACTCAAGGTACTAGTGACTACTATTGCCGGGAGGGTTATCATGGCT harbors:
- a CDS encoding cell division FtsA domain-containing protein, with protein sequence MQKQMFFALDIGTRSVIGLVGEQTGTAIRLLASDRQEHHTRAMLDGQIHDVMEVASILDSVKKRLEQTCGPLKKVSVAAAGRALCTIRSTAQLETHGRLLNAEDEHALELAAIQTAQHQLATSNAVADPTLYYCVGYSVVTFSLDQSVLKSLIGQRGKIATIEIIATFLPRQVIDSLQSAIQTVGLEMATLTLEPIAAISVLIPPTMRHLNLTLVDVGAGTSDVAITREGSVIGFGMVPCAGDEITEAISQSYLLDFNVAEKVKRQLSGKAKKVSFVDVLGCTHKVSVQEILDAIAPTVGQLAQSIATQILELNTTAPQAVLLVGGGSLTPMLPEALAQALDVPAGRVAIRRPETIDGLVNIPAPLQTPDAVTPLGILKLSGSRTLNFVNVTLNDTPLHLFNLGNLTVADALLAAGIDIRSLHGRPGLGITISVNGQTKFIPGTRCTPGSILLNGQPASYDDAITENDILRVTPGVDGNTPSPALSEVVDIPVPYTITLNDSQCLIEPVITVNGQPADGGTPLTDRAAIICQLPITLAEVLAATGHTGSSIEYIYQINGTERRYQVRPQPGLHRNGQELAARLSTKVKAGDVITLTPPAAPTAGDILGIAPATERQVVINFNGTPCSIPTVQHTITLNGKPCTPNTPVPSGSVLELTSLERPAPIISDALLAARFNPRSLPPTAKVTLLLNDQPTEYTSPIKQGDSLKTIIE
- a CDS encoding Crp/Fnr family transcriptional regulator translates to MKQLNEIPIFSDLTEEQLRQIETCTTDRLYRKGMIIFMEGQPGEGFHYIQQGRVKIVKISDDGREHIIHLLDEGDIFAGVVLFNTAPYPATAVALEDCRVGVIKNSDLEQLALHNNALAMHLIKAINQRLLYAQQKIANLALHDVTARTAEVLLRLGKEKGRRNADGQIIIEMTLSRQDLASLVGTTRETVTRTLSSLKKGKVIDFDSGSMVILNEAALMEYLP
- a CDS encoding DegV family protein gives rise to the protein MAGIHFVVDSTSRVPVTMLAAHDNIHVVSLKIIYGREEYPETMLDAAAVFRLSGEHQQHPRTSQPSPGDFLTVLEPLAAAGQSVIVLTLAGGLSGTFQGAQAVARQLTGANIYVVDSQSVAGGMVSLLQAGLTLAENNLEAGAIAVRLRQMAEKSQAIFMAGTLQYLHKGGRIGSAAALVGSILQIKPLLYLGRDGRVGVLDKVRTQGRAVARLADELNRYSGLEFISVAHIGMEEEALAMQALLGERFPGVAVALEELGPVLATHLGPKVLGIIYREQ